A DNA window from Motilibacter aurantiacus contains the following coding sequences:
- a CDS encoding LLM class flavin-dependent oxidoreductase, which produces MSTVRRVPLSVLELSPVGSGQTSRDALLASAQLAGRAEQLGYARFWVAEHHNTPSVASTSPAVLLAHLAAATERIRLGSGGVMLPNHAPLVVAEQFAILEALHPGRVDLGIGRAPGTDPVTAAALRRTPEGLGAEDFPQELDTLLALLGDPTRAEPRQTRLSATPAATSSPQVCLLGSSGYSAQVAAALGLPFAFAHHFSAQNTEPALALYRDAFTPSRALQQPHAMVVASALAAPTAAEAERLALPGRLMLLQLRTGRPGPIATPEEAAAYPWTDAERDLLARWPSQPVVGTAEHVVDELDALVDRTGADELMLATSAHSAEDRARSLELIAQAWARPVPAGAA; this is translated from the coding sequence GTGAGCACCGTGCGCCGCGTACCCCTCTCCGTCCTCGAGCTCTCGCCGGTCGGCAGCGGGCAGACCTCCCGCGACGCCCTCCTCGCCTCCGCGCAGCTGGCGGGGCGGGCCGAGCAGCTGGGGTACGCCCGCTTCTGGGTCGCCGAGCACCACAACACGCCGAGCGTGGCGAGCACCAGCCCGGCGGTCCTGCTGGCCCACCTGGCGGCCGCTACCGAGCGCATCCGGCTGGGCTCGGGGGGTGTCATGCTGCCCAACCACGCCCCGCTCGTGGTGGCGGAGCAGTTCGCGATCCTCGAGGCGCTGCACCCTGGCCGGGTCGACCTGGGCATCGGCCGGGCGCCCGGGACCGACCCGGTGACCGCGGCGGCGCTGCGGCGCACGCCCGAAGGCCTCGGTGCCGAGGACTTCCCGCAGGAGCTCGACACGCTCCTGGCGCTGCTCGGCGACCCGACACGCGCCGAGCCCCGGCAGACCCGCTTGAGCGCCACGCCGGCCGCGACGTCCTCGCCCCAGGTGTGTCTGCTCGGGTCGAGCGGCTACAGCGCCCAGGTCGCCGCGGCGCTCGGGCTGCCGTTCGCCTTCGCCCACCACTTCTCCGCCCAGAACACGGAGCCCGCCCTGGCGCTGTACCGCGACGCGTTCACCCCCTCGCGGGCGCTGCAGCAGCCGCACGCGATGGTGGTGGCCTCGGCCCTGGCCGCCCCCACGGCCGCCGAGGCCGAGCGGCTGGCGCTGCCCGGCCGGCTCATGCTGCTGCAGCTGCGCACGGGCCGGCCCGGGCCGATCGCGACCCCGGAGGAGGCCGCGGCGTACCCCTGGACCGACGCGGAGCGCGATCTGCTGGCCCGCTGGCCCAGCCAGCCGGTGGTGGGCACGGCGGAGCACGTCGTCGACGAGCTGGACGCGCTGGTCGACCGCACCGGTGCCGACGAGCTGATGCTCGCCACGTCGGCGCACTCGGCCGAGGACCGGGCGCGCAGCCTGGAGCTGATCGCGCAGGCCTGGGCGCGCCCGGTGCCTGCGGGCGCAGCCTGA
- a CDS encoding SIMPL domain-containing protein: MPLLSVRGSARLAVPPDAARLLLGMSGKGPDNGAALTTVRASSERAVELLRAGGGVPLEPEARPALGFTRGQLTLRRPMRWDEQQGQEIAYGPVTAELLLEVVVRDWALLPVVTGLLAEVEGASLDGLTWQVDEDNSGWARARALAVAAARTRAEHYAAAVGAALDELEHLADAGLLGDPQHSRGAYDTEQAFAMSGRGVPDAGGLPHLEPVPQVLRAEVEARYRASP; the protein is encoded by the coding sequence ATGCCGTTGCTCTCCGTCCGGGGCTCTGCACGCCTCGCGGTGCCGCCCGACGCCGCCCGTCTCCTGCTGGGGATGTCCGGGAAGGGCCCGGACAACGGCGCGGCGCTGACCACCGTGCGCGCCTCCTCCGAGCGTGCCGTCGAGCTGCTGCGGGCCGGGGGCGGCGTGCCGCTCGAGCCGGAAGCGCGGCCGGCGCTCGGCTTCACCCGCGGACAGCTCACCCTGCGCCGGCCCATGCGCTGGGACGAGCAGCAGGGGCAGGAGATCGCGTACGGCCCGGTGACCGCCGAGCTGCTGCTCGAGGTCGTCGTCCGCGACTGGGCGCTGCTGCCGGTCGTCACCGGCCTGCTGGCCGAGGTCGAGGGGGCGTCCCTGGACGGCCTGACCTGGCAGGTTGACGAGGACAACTCGGGCTGGGCCCGGGCCAGGGCGCTCGCCGTGGCCGCTGCGCGCACCCGGGCCGAGCACTACGCCGCGGCCGTCGGCGCGGCGCTCGACGAGCTCGAGCACCTGGCCGACGCCGGCCTGCTCGGCGACCCGCAGCACTCCCGGGGCGCGTACGACACGGAGCAGGCGTTCGCCATGTCCGGCCGAGGGGTGCCTGACGCCGGCGGCCTGCCGCATCTGGAGCCCGTCCCGCAGGTGCTGCGGGCCGAGGTGGAGGCGAGGTACCGGGCGTCCCCGTGA
- a CDS encoding sugar phosphate isomerase/epimerase family protein: protein MAQSPFGRRGFLGLAGGTALGVASTAALGPLAGTANAALGVAAPDTPSPALGLQLYSVRNLINSLGFRVVFEELARLGFKEVEFAGYTQGNAGPITIPQLKQLLEDNGLKGVGSHIGTNALVNAGQREQQYETARQLGLPYLGTADDIPGGNTTAGIQAAADRYNQAAEVAATYGLKIYQHNHSNEFAFTSDQPTVRRYDVWINSLDFSKAVFLEMDILWAFGGARKFAQPGGTNGVPLPNGAFGFDPADYVAAHPERYHLFHVKDGRPNANPAQGNSYADVEIGLGNIPFRAFFDKVGAKAMHHPLWEQDAAPNTPASAGGAMGAAMRSYENLFVIRTLTWLDELRDQVDAMVAAGRVKAAVGEDLQGRLANAVKRYEGGHEQSAMGYLGQFIAKVNNQVRGDEEAKMLLMANAQVVLNWLQESEDKENGVD from the coding sequence ATGGCTCAGTCTCCGTTCGGCCGCCGCGGCTTCCTCGGCCTGGCCGGTGGCACCGCGCTCGGCGTCGCCTCGACGGCCGCCCTCGGCCCGCTCGCGGGCACGGCCAACGCCGCGCTGGGCGTCGCGGCGCCCGACACCCCCTCCCCCGCGCTGGGCCTTCAGCTCTACAGCGTCCGCAACCTCATCAACAGCCTCGGGTTCCGCGTGGTGTTCGAGGAGCTGGCCCGGCTGGGATTCAAGGAAGTCGAGTTCGCTGGTTACACCCAGGGCAACGCCGGCCCGATCACGATCCCGCAGCTCAAGCAGCTCCTCGAGGACAACGGGCTCAAGGGCGTAGGGAGCCACATCGGCACGAACGCGCTCGTCAACGCGGGGCAGCGCGAGCAGCAGTACGAGACCGCCCGCCAGCTCGGCCTGCCCTACCTCGGCACCGCCGACGACATCCCCGGCGGCAACACGACCGCCGGCATCCAGGCGGCCGCCGACCGCTACAACCAGGCCGCGGAGGTCGCGGCGACGTACGGGCTGAAGATCTACCAGCACAACCACAGCAACGAGTTCGCCTTCACCTCGGACCAGCCGACGGTGCGCCGCTACGACGTGTGGATCAACAGCCTTGACTTCAGCAAGGCCGTCTTCCTCGAGATGGACATCCTCTGGGCCTTCGGCGGCGCCCGGAAGTTCGCGCAGCCCGGCGGCACCAACGGCGTCCCGCTCCCCAACGGCGCCTTCGGGTTCGACCCGGCCGACTACGTCGCGGCCCACCCCGAGCGCTACCACCTGTTCCACGTGAAGGACGGCCGGCCCAACGCGAACCCCGCCCAGGGCAACTCGTACGCCGACGTCGAGATCGGGCTCGGGAACATCCCCTTCCGCGCCTTCTTCGACAAGGTGGGCGCGAAGGCGATGCACCACCCGCTGTGGGAGCAGGACGCGGCCCCCAACACCCCGGCTTCCGCGGGCGGCGCCATGGGCGCGGCGATGCGCAGCTACGAGAACCTGTTCGTGATCCGCACGCTGACGTGGCTCGACGAGCTGCGCGACCAGGTCGATGCGATGGTCGCCGCCGGCCGGGTGAAGGCGGCGGTCGGCGAGGACCTGCAGGGGCGCCTCGCGAACGCCGTCAAGCGCTACGAGGGCGGCCACGAGCAGTCCGCGATGGGCTACCTGGGCCAGTTCATCGCCAAGGTGAACAACCAGGTGCGTGGGGACGAGGAGGCCAAGATGCTCCTCATGGCCAACGCCCAGGTCGTCCTCAACTGGCTGCAGGAGTCCGAGGACAAGGAGAACGGGGTCGACTGA
- a CDS encoding VOC family protein, whose protein sequence is MHVSELRLVVTAEDYDAALEFYRTVLGLPVVADYSSDDGRAVLLDVGRARLELFDARQAEHIDRVEVGRRVAGHVRVALEVPDSAAATQALAAGGADVIAGPTRTPWGSLNARLAAPGGLQLTLFSDEPDA, encoded by the coding sequence ATGCACGTGAGCGAGCTGCGCCTGGTCGTCACCGCGGAGGACTACGACGCCGCGCTCGAGTTCTACCGGACCGTGCTCGGGCTCCCCGTCGTCGCCGACTACAGCTCCGACGACGGCCGCGCCGTGCTGCTCGACGTCGGGCGAGCCCGCCTCGAGCTCTTCGATGCCCGTCAGGCCGAGCACATCGACCGGGTCGAGGTCGGGCGCCGGGTGGCAGGGCACGTCCGGGTCGCGCTCGAGGTACCGGACTCCGCAGCGGCGACGCAGGCGCTGGCAGCGGGCGGCGCGGACGTGATCGCCGGGCCGACGCGTACGCCGTGGGGCTCGCTCAACGCCCGGCTCGCGGCGCCGGGCGGGCTGCAGCTGACCTTGTTCAGCGACGAGCCCGACGCCTGA